Within Schumannella luteola, the genomic segment CGGCGCCGAGCACGTGCGAGAGCGACTGGTCGAGGTCGCGGTAGTGCAGGTGCCAGCCCTCGCCATCGTGATCGGTGAGACGGGGATACGCAGCGAGCGCCGCCATCTGCGCGTTCAGCTCGGCGGCGCGCTCGGACTCGCTCGGCGCATCCACCACCCGCAGCCAGTCGTCGATCACGCGTCGAGTGCGCGGGTGCTCGGCCGCGGCCACGCCGAACTCCATGGTCATGCCGAAGTCGCGCGTGCGGCGCTCGATGCCGGCGACGTCGTCGGGCCAGTCGTCGGCGAGGGATGCGGCGAGCAGCACCGCGTACTCGCCGTAAGGGTTGAGATGCACAAGACCATGACAGCACGGTGGAGCCATGAGCACCACCGACACCGCAGCCATCCCCCTCGCCGCGCAGCCCGCAGCATCCCCTGCCCCCGTTCGTCCGCACGAGCACGGCTGGTCGACGGAGTCGGCGCACTCGACCAGCGACGGGATCGTCAGCTACGTGCGCTGCGCGAGCTGCGGCGCACGACGGGTCGATCTGGCACCCCGGGGCGTCGTCGCGCCAGCGCCGCTGTCGCTGCCCGTCGCGTGAGACGCGGTCTGCTGATGAGACGACGAAACCCCCTGCTCGGCAGGGGGTTTCGATGGTCTGTGCGGAGACGGCGGGATTTGAACCCGCGGTCCCCTTGCGGGGACTCCACCTTAGCAGGGTGGTGCACTCGACCGGACTATGCGACGTCTCCTGGCGAATCGCCTCGGCCATCATAACCGCACGATGCGGCCGGAGATGAACGCCCGCATCCGGGCGCCATCGCCGGCCCGCTCATCGGGCCGCCACGAGGGTCAGTTGTTGGCGTGACTGCAGGTCTGCTGCGCCGCCGACTGGCCCTTGATGCCGGTGAGGATCGCCGGGCCGTCGGAGGCGTCGCCGCTCGGAGCGCCCGAGGCGGGAGCCGAGGGATCGGTCGACGCCGGCGGGGTGGTGCCCGGCGTGGTCGGGGTGTCGGGGTCGGCGACCGAGCCGTCGAAGCCGGTGTCGAGCGAGTCGGCGTCGAGCTGAACCGGGCGGTCGGCCTTCAGCGCATCGAAGAGCAGCTTGGCCTGGTACTTGTTCGGCTGCACCTTGCCCGCGTAGAGACCGGTGCCGCCGGTGTCGCCCGGGTACTGGATGAAGTTGATGCGGTCGAGCGGGATGTTGCGCATCGCCTTCGCGATCGACACCATCGTGTCGAGCTGCGCGAGCGAGGTCGACAGCTTCATGTGCTCGGAGGCGCCCTCGGCGATCTGGTACAGCTTGCCGAGATCGCTCAGGGTGCCCTCGCTGGTGAGCTTGCGGGCCAGACCCGACATGAACACCTGCTGCGAGCTGATGCGGCCCAGGTCGCTGCCGTCGCCGACGCCGTGACGGGTGCGCACGAACTGCTGCGCCTGCACGCCCTGGATCGTGTACTTGCCCGCCGCCGGGAAGGTGAGGCCCGTGTACTTGTCGTGCACGGGGCCGTCGACGCAGACCTCGACGCCGCCGACGATGTCGGACATGTCGATCACGCCCTGGAAGGTGATGACCGCGGCGAAGGGGATGTCGAGGCCCGTCAGGTCGGAGACGGTGTCGGTGACGCACTTGAGTCCGCCGTAGTAGTAGGCCTCGTTGATCGGGCGCGCCGACATGGCCGAGCTCTTCGTCTTGCCGTCTTCGGAGGTGCACGACGGGATCGGCACGATCAGGTCGCGCGGCAGGCTCACGGCCGTCGCCGAGGTGTGGTCGGCGGAGACGTGCAGCAGGATGTTGACGTCGTTGAGCGTGCTGTCGCGCTTGCCGTAGGCGCTGCCCTGCGAGGGATCGTTGTCGACGCCGACGAGCATGATGTTGAAGCCGCCCTTGAAGTCGCCGATCTGCGGCAGCTTCGCCCCCTTGTCGCCGATGTCGACGGCGTTGGCGGCGACGTTGCTCTGGATGCGCCAGAACGCGATCGCGGCGAGCGAGACGCCGGCGACCATGACGACCGCGAGCGAGATGGCGGTGAAGGCGGCGATGCTCCTGCCGAGGCGGGAGCGGCGGAGTCGGCCGTGGTTCATGGCCGTCGCGGGCGCGTCGGCGGCGGAGCCGGTGCTCCGGTCGCGGCGGGGCTCGCTCATGGCGATGGTCCTCTCAGTCGGTCGGCTGGGCGGTGCGCTGGTGGCGCGTGCGGCGGATGCGGTGATCGGGCATCCGCGAACCGGCGTGCAGAGTGCGACGCGCGGCGCAGGGCAAGTGCTCGATGATACCCGCGCACCCTCGAAAGCCCTGAGAGTGCGGGTGTCGGCGGCCCGGCGTAGCGTCGCGTCATGGTCCTGCAGCTCACTCGCCAGGAGGCTCGGCGCCTGGCGGTCCACGCGGCTCGGCTCGATGCGACGCCAGGCGACGACGCCGCCGTCGCCGACCTGCCCGACGTCGCCGCCGCGGTCGCGGGGCTGCGGGTCGAGCTGACGAGCATCGTCGCCCCGGCCGCCGAGCACGTCGCGTTCACGCGTCTGGGCCCGGGCGCGCACGCCGACGGCCTCGCCCGGGCGCTCGCGAACGGCCGGCTCTTCGAGCGCACCTGGGTTCTGCGGCCCATGCGCGACCTCGGGCTGTTCCTGGCGGGCATGCGCGACTGGCTCGACCGCACGGGCGCTCGCGGCTGGGTGGAGGCGAACGACGGGTTCCGGCAGAGCATCCTCGACCGCATCGGCGATCAGGGTCCGCTGACCTCCCGCGACGTGCCGGACGAGTCGCTCGTGCCGTGGCCGTCGTCGGGGTGGACCAACGACCGCAACGTCACCAAGATGCTCGAGTGCCTGCACGGCGCCGGCGAGCTCGCGGTGGTGGGCCGGATCGGGCGGCTGCGCGTGTGGGATCTCGCGCAGAACGTGTTCCCGCCGACGCCGGAGGTGCCCGTCGATGAGGCCCGCCGCATCCGCAGCGCCCAGCTGCTGCGCGCCTTCGGCGTCGCCCGCGACAGCGTGGCGATCGTGCCGAGCGAGCTGCACGGCTTCCACCGCGAGGTCGGCGAGCTCGCCGCGATCGAGGGCGCGCCGGGGCGCTGGCGCGTGGATGCCGAGCTGCTGGAGCGGCTGCGCGACGACAGGCTCGGCGCGGCCGGTGACGACCCTGCCGAGCGCACCGTGCTGCTGTCGCCGTTCGACCGGCTGCTCAGCGACCGCGAGCGCGTCGCGCGCCTGTTCGAGTTCGACTACACGCTCGAGATGTACAAGCCGAAGCGCACCCGCCGCTGGGGCGCGTTCGCTCTGCCGATCCTGCGCGGCGACCGGCTGGTCGGCAAAGTGGATGCGCACGCCGATCGCGACGCCGGTCTGCTGCGGGTGCACGCGATCCACGAAGACGAGCCCTTCGCGACCGCCGTGCGCGCCGCGGTCGAGTCGGAGCTCGACCGCTTCGCGCGGTGGCTGGGCCTGACGGTGCAGCGCGACTGATCGAGCTGTCCGGCGACGAACTCAGAGCGCGACGGCTCCGGCGCCCCAGGAGGCGCGGATCGCATCCATGAGACGCAGGGTCTGCTCGGTGGCGAGCTGATCCGGCTCGGCCGCGGACGCATCGCCGCCCTGCACGAGCTCGACGAAGCGCTCGATCTCGCCGGTGAGGGCGTGCTGCGGCCCGTCGATGGGCAGCTCGTGCACGATCTCGTCGCCGCCGGCGGGCTGCAGCGTCAGCACGCGCGGACTGGCGATGTGGTCGATCTGCAGCGTGCCCAGCTCGCCGCGGATCTCGCTGGGACGCGTCGAGGTGCTGATCTTCGAGTAGCTGAGGTCGGCGTCGAAGCCGTCGTAGCTCGCGATCGCGACGCCGGCGCCGTCGACGCCGGGGCTGTCGTCGCGCACGGCGACCTGCACCTTCGAGCCGCGCACCTCGAGCGGCAGACCGAACAGGGCGATCAGCGGATGCGCCGCGTAGACGCCGAGGTCGTAGAGCACGCCGCCGGCGAGCTCGGGGTCGAACATGTTGATCCGCTCGCCGGCCAGCACCTTGCCGTAGCGGCTCGACACCGACTCGTAGCCGAACGAGACGCGGCGCACGGCGCCGAGCTGGGGCAGCAGGTCGCGCACGGCCTGCAGGCCGGGGTCGTAGGCGGTGCGGATGCCCTCGATCAGCACGACGCCGGCGGTGCGGGCCGCGGCGCTGAGCTCACGCCACTCGGCGGCCGTGGTGACGGCAGGCTTCTCGACCAGCACGTGGATGCCGGCGCGGATCGCCGCCCGCACCTGGCCGGCGTGCACGCTGTTGGGGCTCGCGATGTAGACCGCGTCGATGTCGCCCGAGCGCAGCAGCGCATCCAGGTCGCCCGTCGACTGCGGCGCCGCCTCGGCGGGGGCGAGCTCGGCCAGCTCGGCGGCGAAGTCCTGCGCGCGGGCGACGTCGCGCGAGACGACGTGCGTGACGCGGATGCCGGCGACGCCGGCGACGTCGCGGGCGAGAGTGCGGGTGATCTGGCTGGTGCCGATCGTGGCGAGACGGATCATGCGGGCCTCCTCGGCGTGCGGGGCACCGGGGAGCGGCGGCGCCGGAGCGAGACTACTCCGGCGCCGCCGAAGGCTCGGCTCAGTCGAGCTGCACGAGGTCAGTCCGGCTGTGCGGCCCCGGCCGGGATGCGGTCGCGGTCGAAGGTGATCGTCGTGTAGCCGTGCGGGGTCGGGCGGCCGTCGGCCCCGAGGCCGACGAACACGATCCGGTCGACGGTGAGGATGCTGCACCGCGTGATCATGTTGCGCACCTCGGCGCGCATCGTCAGGGAGGTGCGGCCGAAGGCGGTCGCCCGCAGTCCCATCTCGATGATGTCGCCCTGGCGGGCCGAGGCGACGAACTCGATCTCGGACATGTACTTCGTGACGACCTGGTGGTTGCCCAGCTGCAGGATCGCGTAGATCGTCGCCTCCTCGTCGATCCAGCGCAGCAGGCTGCCGCCGAAGAGGGTGCCGTTGGCGTTGAGGTCTTCGGGCCGCACCCACTTGCGGGTGCGGAAGGTGATCTCCTCATCGCCGGGCGCCGTGCCCGAGCCGGCGGGCTCGGGCACGGCGTCGATTCCGACGGATGCCGGAGCGGGCTGGCTCACCGCGGCGCCGGCACGAGCACGTCGCGCACGAGCGCATCGAGCTGCGCGTCGGCGTCGAGGAACTGGCGCAGCGTGCGGGCCGAGGCGCCGAACGCCGCGAACTCGCTCGCCGTCATCCCGTCGGGCTCGTAGGCGCGGCGGAAGTCGGGCACGCGCTCGAGCAGCTCGGCGATGATCGCGGGGTCGACGGGCACGTCGATGCGCGACTCGGCGCTCAGCGGGTTCTCGTTGATGCGAGCCTGCCAGTCGAACGGCGGCGAGACGACGAGGTCGCCGCCGACGAGCTCCGACCACTGCAGGTGGTTGCGGAACGCGGCCGAGAGGATGCGCGAGCGGAAGCCGCGCTCGCGGAAGATGCGGTAGGCGTTCTTCAGCGCCGCGACGCCGGCCCACTCGAGGTGGCCGGGGTCGATGAGGATGCGGTCGCGCTGCACCGTGTACTTGAGCCAGTCGTCGAGGCGGCCGCCCATGATCGTGACGACGTGGCCGAACTCCTTCTCCTCCAGGCCCTCGGCGGCGCGACGATCGAGAGCGCGCTCGAGCGCCTCGCCGACGGCGACGGCCTGCGGCACGGTGAACGAGACGGTGGCGTTGATGCTGACGCCGCGGTAGGCGGCATCTTCGATGGCCTGGATGCCGATCTCGGTCGCCGGGATCTTGACGATGATGTTCGGCGCGAGCTGCGAGAAGTGCACGGCCTGGTCGGCGAGGGCCTTCGCGTCGCGGTGGAAGCGCGGGTCGGTCTGCACCGAGAGGCGTCCGTTGCGGCCGCCGCTCGCCTCGAAGGCGGGGAGCAGCTGCTGCGCGGCGTCCTTCGACAGCCACTCGACCGCGAGCCAGCCGAGCTCGCTCTCGCCGGCGGTGGGGTTCTCGTCGGCGAGCTGCTGCAGGCGCGGACCCCAGACATCCGGGTGCGCGTTGATCGCGGTGTAGGCGATGACGGGGTTGCACGTGGCGCCGACGGCGCCGAACTCGATCGAGCGGCGCAGCTCGTCCGGGTCGGCGGAGTCGTTCCACAGCGCGGTCGGCGTCGTCGCCGCGGCGCGCGCGAGGGGAAGCAGGTGGTCGGTGGACGTCGTCGGCGACGCGGTGAGAGTCATGGGGTGCTCCGATTCGAACAGGTCTTGTTCTTATGTTCTAACAAACTGACCTGAAGGGGAAGTCCGCGGCGGGGATCCGCGGGTCGGGAGCCCCGCGCGCCGGGCCGAAGTAGCGCGCTCAAGTGATAATGTCCCCACAAACCCACGACCCGAAGGCGAGGGCCGCTGCATGGATGCAGAGCCGACTCTCCCGGCGTCGCTGTTCCTCGACATGGATCGTTCGGGACCCGTCCCGCTCTACTACCAGGTCGCCAGCCGCATCGAGCGGGCGATCTCCGATGGAACCGTGTCGGCCGGATCCCGCATCGACAACGAGATCGCGCTCGCCGAGCGCCTCGGACTGTCGCGCCCGACCATCCGCCGCGCCATCCAGGAGCTCGTCGACAAGGGCCTGCTCGTGCGCCGGCGCGGCATCGGCACGCAGGTCGTGCACGGCGGCGTGACCCGCAAGGTCGAGCTGTCGAGCCTCTTCGAGGACCTGGCGGCGTCGTCGCGCACTCCGCGCACCGACCTGCTGCTGCACGAGGTCGTCGCGGCGGATGCGGCCATCGCCGAGCGTCTGGCCGTCGCCGAGGGCGCGAACGTGCTGCACCTGCGTCGGGTGCGCCTCGCCGACGATGTGCCGCTCGCGCTGATGGAGAACTACCTGCCGGAGGACTTCACCGACATCACCGCCGACCAGCTGACCGAGCACGGCCTGTACCAGCTGCTGCGCGGTCGCGGGGTCTCGATCCGCGTCGCCCGCCAGCGCATCGGCGCCCGCTCGGCGACGGGCGAGGAGGCGAAGCTGCTCGAGCTCGAGAAGCACTCCGCGGTGCTGACGATGGATCGCACCGCCTACGACGACAACGCTCGCGTCGTCGAGTTCGGTCACCACTCCTACCGGCCCGACCTCTACTCGTTCGAGGTGACACTGGTCGACCGGTAGGTCGACGCCAGGATCACTCCCCCGCGGCGTCCAGCCCCGGGCCGAGGTCGAGCTCGAGGAACGCGGCGAGCCGGTCGGCGCGGCGCAGCTCGTAGTCGTCGCCCTGCTGCTGGTCGGCGCGGGCGAGCGCGGCGGCACGGCGCTCGAACGACTGGGCGATCTCGGCCCACGCCTCGGTGCGGGCGCGCTCGACCAGGTCGCCGAGGTGCTCCGGGTCGTCGGCGAGGGCACGCAGCCGCGCGGCCAGAACGGGTCGCACGCGCTCGGCGATCGCATCGATCGGCTCGCGGGGCAGGTTCGCGTCGTCGCCGACGTACTTCGGCTTCGGCTGGTCCTTCCGCTCTTCGGCGAGACGCTGTACGCGCTCGAGCGATTCGAGCTCGCGGCTCGCGGCGGCGCGCAGCTCGTCGGCGGCGTGCCGGGCGAGCGAGTCGCGATCGAGGTCGAGCCGGTCGCGCAGGGCGCTGAGGATGACCGCGTTCTTCACCGACATCCGCACCGCCGTCTCGGCGATGAGCACGCCCTCGTCGACGACCCGCTCGACGGGAGCGGGTGCGGTGGGCTCGAGCGGCTCGTAGCGGCCGACATCGACGCGGCGACGACGGAAGAGGCGCATCGCATCCATTCTCCCGCAGTCGCCGCGTCGATCGTGTCGCGGGTGCTCAGTCGCCGCGGGAGTCAGCCCTGCTTCGCGGCCGCGATCCCCGCGTGGATCGTCTCGAGCTGGTGCTTCGCCGAGCCGCGCCAGTCCTCGTCCTCGGCGAACACGTTCGACACGAGGATCGTGTCGTCGCGGTCGAGGAAGCCGACCCGGTTCAGTTCGCCGAAGTACTCGCCCCAGTTCACATCCCCGTCGCCGATGTTGAGGTGCTGGTGGATGCGCACGGCGTTGCCGGGCGGGTTCGAGATGTAGCGCAGACCGTGCGAGCGGTGGTGGTCGAAGCTGTCGGCCGCGTAGGCGACGTTGAGCTTGGCACCGGCCGTGTCGACGATGCGGGTGATCTCGTCGCCGTAGTGGAAGGTGTGCGAGCCCACGTAGACGAACCCGACCCGATCGCTGTCGAGCCCGCGGATGATGCGCAGCGCCTCGACGCCGTTCTCGACGAAGTCGTCGGGGTGCGGGTCGATGTTGAGCGTGATGCCCTCGCGCTCGAGCAGCGGCAGCAGCACCTCCATCGTCGCGTAGAAGCCCGCCTCGCTGTCCTCCTCGCGCTCGGGGCGCCCCGAGAACTCGGTGTTGATGACGCGCACGTCGAGCTCGGCGGCGATCTCGATGATGCGCGTGAAGTTGCGCACCGCGGCGAGGCGCTGCTGCTCGTCGGGCCACGAGATGCGGTGCACCGGCAGCAGCGACGAGATGCCGATGCCGGCATCCGTCACCGACTTCTTCACCGCGGCGATCAGCTCGCGGTCGACGCGCGGGTGGTGGAAGAAGGGGAGGAAATCGGGGTGCGGCGTGAGCTGGATCCACTCGAAGCCCAGCTCCGCGGTCACGCGGGGGAACTCGAGGAACTCGAACTCGGAGTGCAGCGGGGTGGGGTCGTAGGCGATCTTCACCATGGGGTTCTCCAAGGGCTCCGGATGCGGTCGATCAGTTGTAGAACGCCGGCTTGGCGATCGTCTCGACGGCGACGCGCTCGCCGGTCTGCTGCGCCGTCACGCCGGCCTCGCAGGCGGCGGCCACGAGGTAGCCCTCCCACGCCGAGGGGCCGTCGATCGTGCCGCGGCGGGCGGCATCCACCCAGCGCTGCACCTGCTCGTCGTAGGCGTGAACGAAGCGGGTCACGAAGCTCTCGTGCTCCTTGCCGCCCCAGCGGCCCTCGTGCCACTGCTTCAGCCCAGCGGTCTTGCCGATCTCGGCGACGCCGTTCTCGAAGACGGCCTCGGTCGTGACCTGGTAGCCGAACTTCATGTTGACGTTGATCTCGACCTCGGCGACGGTGCCCGACTCGAACTCCAGGTAGACGAGCTGCGGCTCCTGGATGGTCGCGTTGCGGTTCACCTTGAGCTTGCGCACCTCGACGGCCTTCAGCGTCTCGCCCGTGACCCACGGCAGCACGTCGAACTCGTGCACGACCGAGTCGGTGATGAGCATCGACTCGGTGTACTGCGGCGGGGTGGAGGGGTTGCGGTGCGCGGCCTTGACGAGCAGCAGCTCGCCGAGCTCCTTCGAGGCGATGAGCTGGCGCAGCGCCTGGTACTCCTCGTCGAAGCGGCGCATGAAGCCGACCTGGATGTGCGGGCGGTCGAGCTTCTGCTCGGCCTCGAGCACCTTGAGGCTCGTCTCGGTGTCGGGGGTCAGCGGCTTCTCGCAGAGGATGCTGACACCCGCCTCGAGCGCCGGGTAGAGCACCGGCTCGTGGAACGGGCCGGGCGTGGCGATGAGCACCGCATCCAGGTCGTCCTTCTCGAGGGCGTCTTCGATGCGGGTGCGCGTGGTCGCCTCGGGCAGGTCGGCGACGGCCGCCTTCGCGCGGGCCTCGTCGGGCTCGACGACGGTGACGACCTCGGCACCCGAGATGCGGTGCGAGATGCGCTTGATGTGGTCGGCGCCCATCATGCCGGCGCCGACGACGGCGACGCGGAGATCCTTGCTGGTCATGGCTTCTGTCCTGTTCTCTGTCGCGACGTCAGTTGGCGCGGGCTGCGCGGGTGCAGCTGAAGATGTGCTGGTGAGTGCGGGTGGCGATGCCCAGGGGCAGGTCGATGTCGACGCCGGGCATGTCCTGCTCGACGATCGCGAAGATCTCGGGGTCGAGCGCGGCGACGGCCTCGATGATCGGCGCGAACTGCGGCTCGCCCGCCGGAGGCTCGACCATGACGCGGCTGGCCGAGTCGGCGAAGGGGATGTCGTTCTTCAGCACCTCGAAGCGGTAGTCGGGGTCGATCTGCTTCAGGTGCAGGTAGCCGATGCGGCCGGGGCGCTCGCCGATGAGACGGAGGTTGTCGCCGCCGTAGTAGGCGAAGTGGCCCGTGTCGAGGCAGAGGTTGAGGTACTGCGGGTCGGTCAGATCGAGCAGGCGCACGACCTCGGTGTAGGTGCCGACGTGACTGTCGGCGTGCGAGTGGAACTGCTGCTTCACGCCGTACTCCTCGAGCAGGGCCTTGCCGAGGCGCTCCTGGCCGGCGGCGAGCTTGTCCCACTGCTCGGGGGTGAGGGTGCGCGGCTCGACGGCGGTGCCGTCGAGGTCGCTGCGCCACATGTCGGGGATGACGACGATGTGCTCGCCGCCGACGGCCGCGGTCAGGCCGGCGACCTGCACGGCCTGATCCCAGGCGCGCTGCCACTGCTCGTCGCCCTTGTGGAAGCCGGTGAAGACGGTGCCGGCCGAGACCTTCAGGCCGCGCGCATCCAGCTCGTCACGCAGCTGCGCCGGGTCGGTCGGCAGGTAGCCGTAGGGGCCCAGCTCGATCCAGGTGTAGCCGGCCTTCTGCACCTCGTCGAGGAAGCGCTGCCACGGGATCTGGCGCGGGTGCTCGGGGTACCAGACGCCCCAGCTGTCGGGGGCGGTTCCGATGCGGATGGCCTTGGTGTCGGACATTGACGTCAGCGTCTTTCTCTTCTGCGAGTGGGTGGTGCTGTGGTGGGTGGTGCTGGTGGAACCGCCGCCGGGATGGTGGTCCCGGCGGCGGCGGTCGTGCTGTGGAACTCGGTGCGGTGGCGCTGCTCAGCCGAGCAGCGGGCGCTGCAGCTTCTGCTGCTCGACGTACTCGGCGCGGGCGGCCTGCGTGCTCTCGATCGTCGAGACCTCGGCGACCGGCACATCCCACCAGCCCTCGCCGTCGGGCGCGTAGATGAGCGGGTTCGAGTTGATGTGGATGAAGGTCGAGCGCTCGCTCGCCTTCGCGGTCGCGAGGGCCTCGCCGAGCTTGTCGATCGCATCCGCGCCGGGCTCGATCTCGATCGTGTCGACGCCGTAGCTGCGCGCGTTCATGGCGAGGTCGATCGGCAGGATCTGCTCGCCCTGGAAGTTGCGGGTCGCCGGGTCGTACTCGCGGTACCAGGTGCCGAAGCGCTCCGATCCGACCGTCTCCGAGAGGTGGCCGATCGAGGCGTAGCCGTGATTCTGGATGAGCACGACGATGATCTTGATGCCCTCGGCGACCGCGGTCACGAGCTCGGTGTGCAGCATGAGGTACGAGCCGTCGCCGACCATGACGATGACATCGCGGTCCTCGCCGGCGGCGAGGGCGCCGCGCTTGACGCCGAGGCCGCCCGCGATCTCGTAGCCCATGCACGAGAAGGCGTACTCGACGTGGTAGCCGAGCGGGTCGCGCACGCGCCACAGCTTGTGCAGGTCGCCGGGCAGCGAGCCGGCCGCCTGCACGATGACGTCCTGCGGGTCGGAGGCCTTCTGCACGGCGCCGATGATCTCGGGCTGGCCGGGCAGGTCGAGACCGCTGGGCTGGAAGGCGGCGTCGACGGCCGCATCCCACTGCGCGTTCTCGGTCCGGATGCGCTCGGCGAGCTCGGCGGGCACGGTGTACCCCTCGAGCTCGCGGGCGAGCGCGCGGAGCGCCTCGCGCGCGTCGGCGATGATCGGCAGCTGCGAGCCGTGCTTGTAGGCGTCGAAGCTCGCGACGTTGACGTTGACGAAAACGACATCGGGGTTCTGGAACACCGTGCGACTGGCGGTCGTGAAGTCGCTGTAGCGGGTGCCGATGCCGATGACGACGTCGGCGGTCGCCGCGATGCGGTTCGCGGCGGCCGTGCCGGTCGCGCCGATGCCGCCGAGGTACTGCGGGTGATCCCAGTTCAGCACGCCGCCGCCGGCCTGCGAGGTGCCGACGGGGATGCCGGTGGCCTCGACGAGCGCCTGCAGCGCCTGCTCGGCCCCGGAGTAGATGACGCCGCCGCCGGCGACGACGATCGGGTTCTTCGCGGCCTTGATCGCGGCGACCGCGCGGGCCAGCGGGCCGGCCTCGGGCAGCGGACGGCGGATGTGCCACTCGCGCGGCTGCAGGAACTCGACGGGCACGTCGAGCTCTTCGGCCTGCACGTCCTCCGGCAGCGCGATCGTGACGGCGCCGGTCTCGACCGGGTCGGTGAGCACGCGGATGGCCTGCAGCGCGATCGAGAACAGCTTCTCGGGGCGGTCGACGCGGTCGAAGAAGCGCGACAGCGGGCGGAAGGCGTCGTTGACGGTGATGCTCGTGTCGTGCGGCGCCTCGATCTGCTGCAA encodes:
- the iolD gene encoding 3D-(3,5/4)-trihydroxycyclohexane-1,2-dione acylhydrolase (decyclizing), whose protein sequence is MSTTPARGETRRMTVSQALLEFLANQWTVDVDADGDEIRERTIPAVFGIFGHGNVAGIGQALKQLNVEQPDLLPYLQARNEQAMVHQSVGYARIHRRRGTYASAASVGPGAANLLTGAALATTNRMPALLLPSDTFATRVADPVLQQIEAPHDTSITVNDAFRPLSRFFDRVDRPEKLFSIALQAIRVLTDPVETGAVTIALPEDVQAEELDVPVEFLQPREWHIRRPLPEAGPLARAVAAIKAAKNPIVVAGGGVIYSGAEQALQALVEATGIPVGTSQAGGGVLNWDHPQYLGGIGATGTAAANRIAATADVVIGIGTRYSDFTTASRTVFQNPDVVFVNVNVASFDAYKHGSQLPIIADAREALRALARELEGYTVPAELAERIRTENAQWDAAVDAAFQPSGLDLPGQPEIIGAVQKASDPQDVIVQAAGSLPGDLHKLWRVRDPLGYHVEYAFSCMGYEIAGGLGVKRGALAAGEDRDVIVMVGDGSYLMLHTELVTAVAEGIKIIVVLIQNHGYASIGHLSETVGSERFGTWYREYDPATRNFQGEQILPIDLAMNARSYGVDTIEIEPGADAIDKLGEALATAKASERSTFIHINSNPLIYAPDGEGWWDVPVAEVSTIESTQAARAEYVEQQKLQRPLLG